AACAGCTCACCGACGACCTTCATCCCCTCGAGAAGGGTGTCGTTGACGATCTCCAGCGCCGGACGGGTCGCCAGGGCCTCGTCCAGGTCCGCCTCCAGGCCGTTCTTCTCACCGTCGATGATCCGCCGCTGGAGACGCTCGTCCAGCGGCAGAGCGGCGAGCTCCTCGGCGCGGCCGGCCTTCAGGGACTTGGTGTTGACGCCCTCGAAGAGCGCCATCAGCTTCTGCAGCGGGTCGTAGCCCTCGGCACGGCGGTCGTAGATCAGGTCCAGGGCCGTGTTGACCTGCTCATCGTCGAACCGGGCGATCGGCAGGATCTTCGACGCGTGCACGATCGCCGAGTCCAGACCGGCCTTCACGCACTCGTCCAGGAACACCGAGTTCAGCAGCACACGGGCCGCCGGATTCAGACCGAAGGAGATGTTCGACAGACCCAGCGTCGTCTGCACGTCCGGGTGGCGCCGCTTGAGCTCGCGGATCGACTCGATCGTCGCGATCCCGTCCTTACGGGACTCCTCCTGACCCGTGCAGATCGTGAACGTCAGCGTGTCGATGAGGATGTCCGACTCACGGATCCCCCAGTTCACCGTCAGGTCCCCGATCAGCCGCTCGGCGATCGCCACTTTGTGCTCGACCGTGCGGGCCTGGCCCTCCTCATCGATCGTCAGCGCGATCAGCGCCGCACCGTGCTCCTGAGCCAGCCGGGTGACCTTCGCGAAACGCGACTCCGGGCCGTCGCCGTCCTCGTAGTTGACCGAGTTGATGACCGCGCGCCCGCCGAGCTTCTCCAGGCCGGCCTGGATGACGGGAACCTCGGTCGAGTCCAGCACGATCGGCAGGGTGGAGGCGGTGGCGAAACGGCCGGCCAGCTCCTTCATGTCCGCGACGCCGTCGCGGCCCACGTAGTCCACGCACAGGTCGAGCATGTGCGCGCCCTCGCGGATCTGGTCGCGCGCCATCTCCACGCAGTCGTCCCAGCGGGCCTCCAGCATGGCCTCGCGGAACTTCTTCGACCCGTTCGCGTTCGTCCGCTCACCGATCGCCATGTACGCGGTGTCCTGGCGGAACGGCACCGTCTGGTACAGCGAAGCCGCCCCGGGTTCCGGGCTCGGAGTACGCGCCACCACACCCGCCCCGCGCACCCGCTCCACGATCCGGCGCAGGTGCTCGGGGGTGGTGCCGCAGCAGCCACCGACCAGGGAGAGCCCGTACTCGCGCACGAAGGTCTCCTGCGCGTCCCCCATCTCGGAGGCCGACAGCGGGTAGTGCGCGCCGTCCTTCGTCAGGATCGGCAGGCCGGCATTGGGCATGCAGGACAGCGGGATCCGGGCGTGCCGCGCCAGATACCGCAGGTGCTCGCTCATCTCGGCGGGGCCGGTGGCGCAGTTCAGGCCGATCATGTCGATCCCCAGCGGCTCCAGCGCCGTGAGCGCCGCACCGATCTCGGAACCCAGCAGCATCGTGCCGGTCGCCTCCACGGTGACCTGCACGATCAGCGGGAGGTCCCCCATTCCGCACCAGTCCAGCGCCTGCCGCGCGCCGATGACGGCGGCCTTGGTCTGGAGGAGGTCCTGGGAGGTCTCCACGAGCAGCGCGTCCGCGCCGCCCCGGATCAGGCCCTCGGCGCTGTCCTGGTAGGCCGCGCGCAGGGGCTCGTACTGCACGTGCCCAAGGGTGGGCAGTTTGGTGCCCGGTCCCATGGAGCCCAGGACCCAGCGGGGCCGGCCGTCCCGCGCGGTGAACGCGTCGGCGGACTCGCGGGCGATCCGGGCGCCGGACTCGGACAGCTGGTAGACCTGGTCCTCGATCCCGTACTCGGCGAGCGCGGACAGGTTGCTGCCGAAGGTGTTGGTCTCCACGCAGTCCACGCCGACGGCGAAGTACTCGTCGTGGACCGAGCGGACGATGTCGGGGCGGGTGAGGTTGAGGACCTCGTTGCAGCCCTCCAGGCCCAGGAAGTCGTCCATCGTCGGGTCGGCGGCCTGGAGCATCGTGCCCATGGCCCCGTCCGCGACCACGACGCGGGTCGCGAACTCCTCCCGCAGTGACCGTCTCATTCCAGTGCCCCCAGGTGTGTGGACAGTTCCGTCAGGGTCGCCGGGCCGTACGCGGCGGCGAGCCGGGCCAGCAGCGGCTCCCGGCCCAGCCGGTACTCCTGGGTGCCGACGTGGTCGAGTACGGTCGCCGCGACCGCGCAGCCCAGCTGGGCCGCGTACCGCTCGGGGACCCCCCAGGCCGTCGCGGCGAGGAAACCGGCCCGGAAGGCGTCGCCGACACCGGTGGGGTCGACGATCTCCTCGGCCTCCACGGCGGGCACGTCCAGCGGCTCGCGGCCCACGGCGCGGATGCGTACGCCGGCCTCGCCGCGCGTGGTGACCCAGGAGCCGACCCGCTGGAGGACCTGCTCCTCGGTGAGCCCGGACCGCTCGCACAGCAGGGCGGACTCGTACTCGTTGGTGAACAGCCGCTGCGCGCCGTCGACCAGCTCCCGCACCTCTTCGCGGCCGAGCCGGGCCAGCTGCTGCGAGGGGTCGGAGGCGAAGGGGATGTCCAGGTCACGGCAGGCGCGGGTGTGGCGGAGCATCGCCTCGGGGTCGTCCGGCGAGACCAGGACCAGGTCGGGCCTGCCGACGCGGGCGACGATCTCCCCCAGGTCGATCTCGCGGGCCTCGGCCATCGCGCCCGCGTAGAAGGTCGCGATCTGGTTCTGCTCCTGGTCGGTGGTGCAGACGAAGCGGGCGGTGTGGCGGGTGTCGCTCACGCGTACGGAGTCGGTGTCGACCCCGTGGTCCTTGAGCCACACCCGGTACGGCTCGAAGTCCCCGCCCACCGCGCCCACCAGCAACGGGCGCAGTCCCAGCATGCCCAGGCCGAACGCGATGTTCGCCGCCACTCCGCCCCGCCGCACTTCCAGGTTGTCGGCGAGGAACGACAGGGAGACCCGGTCCAGGCGGTCCGCCAGCAGCTGCTCGGCGAACCGGCCGGGGAAGGTCATCAGATGATCGGTCGCGATGGATCCGGTGACAGCGATACGCATGTCAGACCCCGGCTGCCTTGCGCAGCGCGTGCACCCGGTCGGTGCGCTCCCAGGTGAAGTCGGGGAGCTCGCGGCCGAAGTGGCCGTAGGCGGCGGTCTGGGCGTAGATCGGCCGCAGCAGGTCGAGGTCGCGGACGATCGCGGCCGGGCGGAGGTCGAAGACGCTGGACACGGCCTCCTGGATGCGCTCGTCGGACAGGGTGCCGGTGCCGAAGGTCTCGACGAAGAGACCGACGGGCTCGGCCTTGCCGATCGCGTAGGCGACCTGGACCTCGCAGCGCGCCGCCAGACCGGCGGCGACCACGTTCTTGGCGACCCAGCGCATCGCATAGGCGGCCGAGCGGTCGACCTTCGACGGGTCCTTGCCGGAGAAGGCGCCGCCACCGTGACGGGCCATACCGCCGTAGGTGTCGATGATGATCTTGCGGCCGGTCAGGCCGGCGTCGCCCATCGGGCCGCCGATCTCGAAGCGCCCGGTCGGGTTGACCAGCAGCCGGTAGCCCTCGGTGTCCAGCTTGATGCCGTCCTCGGCCAGCTGCGCCAGGACGTGCTCCACGACGAACTCTCGGACGTCGGGAGCCAGGAGCGTGTCCAGGTCGATGTCGGCGGCGTGCTGCGAGGACACGACGACCGTGTCCAGGCGGACCGGCTTGTCACCGTCGTACTCGATGGTGACCTGGGTCTTGCCGTCGGGGCGCAGGTACGGGATGGTCCCGTTCTTGCGGACCTCGGACAGGCGGCGGGACAGCCGGTGCGCGATGTGGATGGGCAGCGGCATCAGCTCGGGCGTCTCGTCGCAGGCGTAGCCGAACATGAGGCCCTGGTCGCCGGCGCCCTGCTTGTCGAGCTCGTCGCCCTCGCCCTCGACACGCTGCTCGTAGGCGGTGTCGACGCCCTGCGCGATGTCCGGGGACTGCGCGCCGATGGACACCGAGACCCCGCAGGAGGCTCCGTCGAAGCCCTTCTTCGAGGAGTCGTAGCCGATGTCGAGGATCGCTCCCCGTACGAGTTCGGCGATCGGCGCGTAGGCCGTCGTCGTGACCTCGCCCGCGATGTGGACCTGGCCGGTGGTCAGGAGGGTCTCGACGGCGACCCGGGAGGCCGGGTCCTCGCGCAGGAGCGCGTCGAGGATCGTGTCGCTGATCCGGTCGGCGATCTTGTCGGGGTGGCCTTCGGTGACGGACTCGGAGGTGAACAGTCGCTTGCTCATGCCTGACCCACCTGGACCGTGAAGAAGTGGGTCTTGATGGCGTCGAGGGTGCGGATCTCGTCGACCTCGAGGGTCTCCAGCTGGATGGACCGGCCGCTGTGCTGCTCCAGCAGGAAGACGAACTCGACGAAGGACAGCGAGTCGATCAGCCGGTTCTCGATGAGGTCCAGGTCGGGGGCGATGTCCTCGAGCTCCTCGTGGCGGGCGAGGAGCCAGTTCTTCACGAGCTGCAGACCTTCGGACATGGTGTCTCTCCTTGAAGTGCGGTGTGTGGATGAGGTGCTGGGTACGGATGCGGCGTCGGCGCCGGATGCGGCGGCCGGGCCGGGAAGTTCGGGCGGTACGGGATGTCCCGGCGGGTCGGCCTCGAGGGCCGGCGGACCGGCCTCCAGGACGGGGGCGGCGACCGCCACCGCGTAGTCCACGTCGTGGCTGATGGTGACGGTGATCCCGGCGATGCCGGACTGGGCTGCCATCGCGGCCGCGGACCGGTGGAGTTCCACCAGCGGCCAGCCGCCTTCGGAGCGCCGCACGATGATGTCCCGCCAGGGCAGGAACACGGCGCGGACGCGCAGGGTCTTGAAGGCCGCCTCCTTGGCGGCGATCCGCCCGCACAGGCTCAGGATGTCGAGCTTGGCGGAGGTACGGCAGTCGGCGAGTTCGCCGGGGGTGAGCATGCGCTGGAAGAAGTCCTCGCCGTACAGGCGGAGGAGCCGGCGGACACGGGTGACGGACACGATGTCCATGCCGAGGTTCGCCCAGCCCAGGCCGCCCGCCGGCGGGGCGGCGACGGGTCGGGTCGGCACCTCAGATCGCCGGCCCGGCCGCGTTCGCGCGCAGGACGGCGGCGGTGGCCGCTCCCCAGCTGCCGTGGCGGCGGGTGAGCGCGGACAGCCAGCGCTCGAGGCCGAAGGCCACGCAGCTGGTGAAGGCGGGGCCCGCGCCGGAGGCCAGGGGGATCTCGCACCGGTCGCCGAAGAAGTTGCGGTGGGTGTTGACCGAGGCGATCGCGAGGTCCTCGTACAGGAACTCGTGCTTGACCGGGGTCAGGCGCTGGAGCACCGCCTTGGAGCTGCCCTTGTCGAAGAACGGGTCGCAGGCGGCTTCGCGGCGCAGCGGCAGGTCCAGGGCCTCGGCGAAGGCGTTGATCCGCCGGGTGAAGGCGGCGAGGTGGTCCTCGGCGTGCTCGCGGGTGCCGATGGCCACGATCTCCCGCATGCGGAAGCCGAGCTGGCGGCGCAGTCCCTCGTAGTGCTGCTCCTTGCGGAAGCACCAGCCGACCACGGTGAAGAGTTCGTCGTCGGCGGCGGCACGGCCCTGGTGGTCGATGTACACGGCGTAGCAGGACGCGGAGGGCAGGCCGAGGGCGGCCGGCTCGAGCGCGTCACAGGGGAAGCAGCCGGTGTCGGTACAGAACTCGCTGGTCCCCCGGACGTCCAGGTTCAGCGGGGCGGCGACGACGGCCTGGTGGGGGAAGTTGTCGTAGTAGTCGAGCCGGGCCAGGTCCGCGGCCGGCAGCAGCGGGGGCATGGTCATCGAGCGGGCGCCCGCTTGCACGCCCCAGCTCTCGAAGGTGTCGTCGAGCAGGCGCAGGAGGGCGGTGCCCTCGGGGCCGAGCGACGGCAGGCCCTTCGTGTCTCTGGCGGTGTCGGTGGTCATGGCGGTCATGGGGAGTCACCTCTCGGACGGCGGTGGGGCCTGTCAGACGACGGGCAGTACGTCGTCCGTGAAGATCCCGGTCTTCAGGAAGAAGCCGAGCGGCTTGCGGATGGTCTTGCGCTCGAAGGGCCGGCGGCGCTCGTCGGCGACCAGTGCGTTGCGCAGACCCACCGGGTCGGCGATGCCGGCGTCGCGGTAGACGTGCGGGTTGTAGAGGGAGTTGAGGCTGTAGACCACGTACCGCTTGAGGTACGCCTCGACCTCGGCGACCCGGGCGGCGGGGACGGCCTGGCGCATCCGGTCGAAGAGCAGGGAGACCAGCTCGCGGCCGAAGGCGATGTGCCGGGACTCGTCCTGGTGGTGGATGCGGTTGACCTCGCGGATGGTGTGGCAGAGGTCCTCGTCCCGCGCCATCCGCGTGTTGTAGTGGTCGACCAGCTCCTCGAAGAACAGGATGCGGGCGAAGACCAGGAAGTTCTCCACCTCCGGCTCCCAGGCGGAGTCGGCGCGCAGGGCGGTGGAGCCGTAGATCTTGTCGCCGTAGCGGCGGCAGAACTCGGCGAAGAACCACATGTGCTCGTTCTCCTCACCGATGAAGTGGTGGAAGAAGTCGGAGGGCACCTCGAAGCCGGGCATGTGGATCCGCCCGACGACCTCGATGAGCAGTTCGCGGATGCCGTGCACGTTGAGGCTGTAGAAGTTGATGCTCTCCCACTTGGAGAGGCGCTGGATGGTCTCCTCGCCCAGCTCCTCGTAGAAGGGGGTGCCGTAGACCGTGAGCAGCTCGGGGGTCATCCACATCCGGCCCTCGTCGAGCTTCTCGGGCCAGTCGAACTGCTGGTACGGGTTGTAGTACTCCTCGATGGAGCGGGAGCTGAGCCGCTCCAGGACTTCCAGGAACCGGTCGCTGACCGGCAGGGGGGCGCTGACGCCCATGGTGACTCCTCGGGGTGGTGTGGTGGTGCCGGGGACCGCCGGGTCCCCCTCGGCGGCGCGGGCCGTGCGGCGGGCCCTACGGCCGGACTTCGTAGACGGCGTTGACCGGGGTCTCGGTGGCCCGGCGCCAGCGGGTGAAGCCGGCCTCCTCGGCGATGGCGCGGAAGGCCTTCTCGCCGGAGTGGTTGCCGAGTGCGTGGGGGCCGCGCTGGGCGACGGCCACGGGCAGGCACATCACGGCGGAGAGGGCCATGAACATGCGGGCGGCCGGGGTCTGGGTGTCGATGTCGGCGGGCGAGACGTTCGACTCGACGAGCATCCAGGTGCCGTCCGCGTCCAGGGACTTGTGCACGTGCTGGGCGGCGGAGACCGGGTCGCCCATGTCGTGCAGGGCGTTGAAGAAGGTGACCAGGTCGTAGCCGGTGCCGGGGTAGTCGTCGGCGGAGGCGACCTCGAAGACGACGCGGTCGCAGAGCCCGGCCTCCTCGGCGAGCTGGCGGGCGATCGAGATGGCCTCTTCGGAGTAGTCGAAGCCGTGGACGGTCGCCTGCGGGAAGGCCTTCGCGATCAGCAGGGTGGTGTGGCCGACGCCGCAGCCGACGTCGGCGACGGTGCCGCCGGCGGCCAGCTTGCCGGTGACCCCGGTCAGGGCGGGCAGCCAGTCGGGGACGAGCCGGTGCTCGTAGGTGGGCTGGAAGAAGCTGCCCATGCCGGTGTCGAGGGCCGGGTCGTGCTCGGCCCAGCCGACGCCGTCGCCGGTGCGGTACGCGTCGACGAGCAGGTCCTCGGTGCCGTAGAGGGCCTTGAGGGCGGTGAAGAACCCGGCGGCGTAGGTGACCGCGTTCGGGTCGGCCAGCACGGGGGCGTGGTCGGCGGGCAGGGTGTACGTGCCGGCGCTCGGGTGGCGCTCGACGTACCCGGCGCTCAGCTGGGCGTGCAGCCACTCCTCGGCGTAGCGCGCGTTGATCCCGGTGCGCTCGGCGAGCGCGACGGGGGTCAGCGGGCCGGCCTCGGCCAGCGCGCGGTACAGGCCGAGCCGCTCGCCGAGGGCGACGGTGAGGCCGCGTACGGCGGCGCCGGCGTCGCTGATGACGCGCTGGTGGAAGTCGTGGACGGCGGTCATGCTGCTCTCACCTCGGCGGTCGGGAGGTCACAGGTGAACAGGAAGGAGCGCGGGACGCGCGGGACGCTGCGGGCGGGCACCGGGTAGGGCCAGCGGCCGAAGTCGGCGCCGTCCTCGCCGGGCTGGCGGACCTCGCGTACGTCCCAGCCGCATTCGGCGAGGAGTTCCTCGGGGGTCTCCGTGCCGAAGAGCCACGGGTTCCCGTCCTCCTCGAGGGAGTTGAGGAAGGGCCGGGACAGCGGGTTCTGCAGCGCGGCCTTGCTGATGACGTCGCCGAGCAGGACCGATCCGGGCGCGGAGTGCCCGGCGAGGGTGGAGATGAGGCCCCGCACGGCGTGCTCGGGGAGGAAGAAGAGCAGGCCCTCGACGACCCACAGCACGGGCTCGTCGGAGCGCCAGCCGGCTTCCTTCAGCGGGCCGGTCCAGTCCTGGGTGAGGTCGACCGGGACGGTGACGCGGGTGCGTCCGGCCGGGGCGGGCTCCCCGGCGAGCATCTCCGCCTTGGCTTCGAGGAGCGCGGGGCGGTCGAGCTCGTAGACGGTGACGCCGTCGGGCCACGGGAGCCGGTAGAAGCGGGTGTCCATGCCGGCGGCGAGGAAGACGACCTGGCGGATGCCGTGGTCCTGGACGGCCCGGACGATGGCCCGGTCCAGGTAGGTGGTGCGGATGGCGAGGAACGGCACGGTGCCGGCCCCCGCGTAGCGCTCGAGCAGTTCGAAGCCGATGCCGTCGGCGACGGTGCGCGCGTACGGATCGGCGAACAGCCGGTCCTCGCGCTCGGTTTCCAGGGCCCGCGCTGCGGCGGTCCACTGGGCGGTGCGGGATACGGCCTCCACGGGAGGCTCCCTTCACTTCGGGCGGGCAGGGGCGGGGGGTCAGGCCAGGGAGCGCACGCAGACGACCGGGTCCTCCGCGGCGGCGGGGTGCGGGGCTTCGCACTCGGCGGGCCGCCGCTCGAAGATGCTGTGCAGGATCATGCTGAAGACGACGTTCCCGTCGGCGTCGCTCAGCGTGCACTTGGGCTGCACGACACCGGTGCGCGGGTTGAACGGCGAGGGGCGCGAGCCCAGGATCTCGACGCGCGCGGTGAGCACGTCCCCGGGGCGCACGGGACGCAGGTAGCGGATCTCGTCGACGCCGGGAGAGCCCGTACAGGCGCTGTAGGCGAGCAGTCCGTCGACGTAGCGCCGCATGAACATCGAGGCGCTGTGCCAGCCGCTGGCGATCAGGCCGCCGAACGGGCTCCGCTCGGCGAGCGCCTGGTCGGTGTGGAAGGGCTGCGGGTCGAAGCGCCGGCCGAACTCCAGCACCTCCTCCGTCGTGACGGTGACGGTGCCGAGCTCGTGGACGTCACCGGTCCGGAAGTCCTCGAAGTAGCGCATCACGCGCCCCCCTTGACGTAGAGGAGTGGTTTCTCTGGCGTGAACCAATCTACGAATCAGCCCTTTATTTTGTCAACCCAAAAGAAGACCGCAGTGCCTGTTCGGTGTCCTGCCACAGGTCCTCCGGGTCCTCGATGCCGACCGACATCCGGACGAGGCCCGGACCTATCCCGGCGCGCGCCAACGCCCCTTCGTCCAGCTCCCGGTGGGAGGTGCTGGCAGGGTGCGTGACCAGCGTCTCCACCCCGCCCAGCGACAGCGCGAGCCGCGCCAGCCGCACCCCCTCGACGAAGGCGCGGCCCGCCTCCCGGCCGCCGTGCAGCTCGAAGGAGAGCAGCCCGCCGCCGCCCGAGAGCACCCTGCGGGCCATGGCGTACGAGGGGTGCGTTCCCAGCCACGGCCAGTGGACGGCCGCCACGGCGGGATGCGCCACCAGCCGCTCCGCGAGCAGGCCCGCGTTGGCGCAGTGCTCCCGGATCCGCAGCGGCAGCGTGGCGATCCCGCGCAGGGTCAGCCAGACGGCGAACGGGTCGGCGCTGGCTCCGAGTTCGACCGTGCGGGGCCAGACCTCCCGGCGCAGCGCGTCGTCCGCGAAGACGGCCGCGCCGCCCAGGACGTCGGAGTGCCCGGCGAGGTACTTGGTGGTGGAGTGGAGCACGATGTCGGCGCCGTGCTCGACGGGGCGGCACAGGACGGGTGAGGCCAGGGAGTTGTCCACGGCGCTGAGCACGCCGAGGCGCCGGGCCGCCGCCAGCAGACCGGGGAGGTCGGGGACCTGCCCGGTGGGGTTGGCGATGGTCTCCAGCACGAGCAGCCGGGTGCGCGGCCCGGCGAGCGCCTCGAACTCCCCCACGTCGTCACCGCTGATGTAGTCGACCTCCACCCCGTAGCGCTCCTTCAGATCGCTCAGCGCCGCGTACGTCCCCCCGTACAGGCAGCGCTGCGCGATCACCTGGTCACCGGGGCGCAGCAGGGCGAGCAGGACCCCGCTGATGGCGCCCATCCCGGAGGCGAAGGCGATGGCCGAGGCCCCGCCCTCCAGGCCGGCGAGGGTGCGTTCCAGGGCTCGCACGGTGGGGTTGCCGCGGCGGCTGTACACGTAGTCGCCGTCGGGTCCGGCCATGGCCCGCGCCAGGTCGTCCGCCGAGTCGAAGGCGAAGGCGGAGGACTGGACGAGCGGCACGGACAGCGGCCGGCTCGCGGGGACTTCGAGCTCGTGGGCCACGTGCACGGCCCGGGTGCGGATGTCCTTCATCGGGGGATCTCCCTTTCGTTCGGGTACGGAAACCGGGTACGGAAACCGGGTACGGAAAGAGGGGTACGGAAAAAGGGGTCGCCCGACGTCCGGGAAGGACGTCGGGCGACCCCTTGGGTGTGCTCGGGGCGACCCCGTACGTCACACCCCTGCCGTCTCGCTGCGCGACGCCGGGGCGTCGGCGGCGGGAGCGGAGGCGGCGGCGGACTTGTCGCCCTTCATCACGAGGAGGGTGATCACCGCACCCGCGGCGGCGATGGCGGCGGCGCCGATGAAGGCGGCGCTGAACCCGTCGGTGAGGGCGGGCAGGTTGCCCAGCTCACCGGCGCCCTGGGTGGTGGCGAGCGCGGTCAGCGCGGCCAGGCCGAGGGCGGAACCCACGTTGTAGGTGGTGTTGACGATGCCGGAGGCCAGACCGGCCTGCTCCTGCGGGGCGCCGGCCATCGCGGCCATCATCGCCGGGATGTAGGCGAGCGCCATGCCGAGCGCGGCGACGAGCGAGGCGGGCAGGACGTCGACCAGGAAGGTGCCGGTCGGCTCGACGGCGGACAGCCAGACCAGGCCGGCGGCGAGGGCGAGCAGACCGCCCACGATCAGCGGCTTGGCGCCGAAGCGACCCATGAGGCGGGAGGTGATGGCCGTCATGAAGATCATCAGCAGGACCGTCATGGGGAGCAGCGCCGCACCGGAGGCGAAGGCGCCGTAGTCCAGCACCTGCTGGAGGTACAGGTTGAGGAAGTACCACATCGGGATCCAGGCGGCGCCCAGCAGCGTCATCGCGAGGTTGGCCGAGCCGAGGCGCGGGATGCGCCACACGCTGAGCGGCATGAGCGGCTCGCGGACGGTCTTCTGGATCACGAAGAAGAGGGCGAGCAGCACGACCGCGCCGATCAGCTCCAGCACGGTGGCGGTGGCGCCCCAGCCGACCTCGGGGGCCCGGACGACGGCGAAGACGGCGAGCGCGAGCCCCGCGGTGACGGCGACGGCGCCGAGGACGTCCACGGAACCGCGACGGGCCTGGACGGCGGGCAGCAGCTTGGTCGCGGCGAGGGTCGCGAGGCCGATCGGCACGTAGATGATGAAGACCCACGGCCAGCTCACCCATTCGGTGAACACCCCGCCGAGGAACACCCCGGCGGTACCGCCGGCGGGCGCGGCGGCGCCGTAGAGGGCCATCGCCTTGCCGAGCTCCTTCGGGTTGTGCCCGAAGAGCATCATCAGCAGGGTCATGGCCGAGGGCGCGATCAGCGCCCCGCCGACTCCCTGTACGGCCCGGCCGACGATCTCGACCGTCGCGGTCTGCGCGGCCGCGGCGAGCACCGATCCGACGATCATCGTGGCCCAGCCGGTGGCGAAGATCTTGCGCGCGCCGAACAGGTCGGAGAGCCGTCCGCCGAGCAGGAGTAACCCGCCGAAGACGATGACGTACGCGTTGAAGACCCACTGGAGCTCGCCCTGCGAGAAGCCGAGGTCCTTCTGCATCTCGGGGAGCGCGACTCCGATGATCGACGTGTCCATGATCACCATGAACTGAGCGGTGGCAAGCACGCCAAGTGCCCACCAGCGCCGGGGATTGACGGTTGACATTGCCCTGACCCTCCTCTGTCACATACCCCTGGGGGGTACCTTCGCGTAGCAAGGTAGCATACCCATGGGGGGTATGTAAGACCGGCGTGAGAACGCTGGCGTGAGAACGCATCGGGGCGGACAAGCGGAAGCCCCGCCCCGGCCGGAGCCGGGGCGGGGCGGGGCGGGGCACTACCGGAGCACTACCGGCGCACTGGCCGGGCGGGCGCTAGCGGGCCCGGAGGGTGGCGGCCACCGCCGCGGGGACGGGGGCCAGGCCCGAGGGGCGGCTGGTGAAGCTGCCCCGGCCCTGGGTGCGGCCGCGCAGCCGGGACGCGTACCCGAACAGCTCGGCCAGCGGCACCGTCGCCGTGATCACCGAGGTACCGGACTGTCCGGCCGAGCCCGTGACCCGGCCGCGGCGGGCGGCGAGGTCCCCGAGGACCGCGCCGACCCCGTCGTCCGGGACGGTCACGGTGACCTCCGCGACCGGCTCCAGCAGCTCCAGCGTGCTCGCGCGCAGGGCCTCCCGCAGCGCGAACCGGCCGGCCGCGCGGAACGCCATCTCCGAGGAGTCCTTGGAGTGGGTCGCCCCGTCGGTGAGGACCACCCGCAGGCCCGTCACCGGATGGCCGCCGAGGGGGCCCTCGGCGAGGGCGTCACGGCAGCCGGCCTCCACGGCCCGCGCGTACTCCTGCGGCACCCTGCCGCCGACGACCGCCGAGCGGAACTCGAATCCGGGCTCCTCCAGCGGCTCGACGTCCAGGACCACATGGGCGAACTGGCCCGCGCCGCCGTCCTGTTTGACGTGCCGGTACACGAAACCGGTCACCCCGCGCACGACGGTCTCCCGGTAGGAGACCTGCGGCCGGCCGACGACGACCTCGACCCCGTGGCCGCGCCGGATCTTCTCCACCGCCACCTCCAGGTGCAGTTCGCCCAGCCCCGACAGCACCGTCTGGCCGGTTTCCGCGTCGGACCGGACCACCAGGGAGGGATCCTCCTCGGCGAGCCGGGCCAGCGCGGACGTGAGCCGGCCGGTGTCGGCGCTGCGGCCGGCCTCGACCGCGACCGACACCACCGGTTCGGCGACCGTCGGCGGTTCGAGGAGCAGGGGTGCCCCCGGCGCGCACAGGCTGGTCCCGGCACGGGCCGACTTCAGCCCGACGACGGCGACGATGTCACCGGCCACCGCCTCCTCCCGTTCCTCGTGCCGGTCGGCCTGCACCCGCAGGATCCGCCCGACGCGTTCCGTCCGGCCCGTGGCCGGGTCCAGTACGGAGTCGCCCTTGCGCAGGGTGCCCGCGTAGACGCGCAGGTAGGTGAGCCGCCCCGTCGCCGTCGCCGTCACCTTGAAGGCCAGGGCCGCGAGGGGCTCCTGCGGGTCGGCGGCCCGCTCCCGAACCGGTGGCATGTCGGCCGGTGCGGGCAGGTACGCCACGACGGCGTCCAGCAGCGGCTCGATGCCCCGGTTGCGGTACGCGGAACCGCACAGCACCACCACGCCGTCCCCGGCGAGGGTCAGCTCGCGCAGGACGCGGACCAGCGTCGGCTCGCTCAGGGCGGAGCCGGCGCAGAACTCCTCCAGGGCGTCCGGGTGGAGTTCGGCCACCGTCTCCTCAAGGAGCTGGCGTCGGCGCCGTGCCTCCTCGAGCAGCGGCCCGGGGACCGGAAC
The Streptomyces sp. NBC_00091 genome window above contains:
- the metH gene encoding methionine synthase, encoding MRRSLREEFATRVVVADGAMGTMLQAADPTMDDFLGLEGCNEVLNLTRPDIVRSVHDEYFAVGVDCVETNTFGSNLSALAEYGIEDQVYQLSESGARIARESADAFTARDGRPRWVLGSMGPGTKLPTLGHVQYEPLRAAYQDSAEGLIRGGADALLVETSQDLLQTKAAVIGARQALDWCGMGDLPLIVQVTVEATGTMLLGSEIGAALTALEPLGIDMIGLNCATGPAEMSEHLRYLARHARIPLSCMPNAGLPILTKDGAHYPLSASEMGDAQETFVREYGLSLVGGCCGTTPEHLRRIVERVRGAGVVARTPSPEPGAASLYQTVPFRQDTAYMAIGERTNANGSKKFREAMLEARWDDCVEMARDQIREGAHMLDLCVDYVGRDGVADMKELAGRFATASTLPIVLDSTEVPVIQAGLEKLGGRAVINSVNYEDGDGPESRFAKVTRLAQEHGAALIALTIDEEGQARTVEHKVAIAERLIGDLTVNWGIRESDILIDTLTFTICTGQEESRKDGIATIESIRELKRRHPDVQTTLGLSNISFGLNPAARVLLNSVFLDECVKAGLDSAIVHASKILPIARFDDEQVNTALDLIYDRRAEGYDPLQKLMALFEGVNTKSLKAGRAEELAALPLDERLQRRIIDGEKNGLEADLDEALATRPALEIVNDTLLEGMKVVGELFGSGQMQLPFVLQSAEVMKTAVAYLEPHMEKTDDEGKGTIVLATVRGDVHDIGKNLVDIILTNNGYNVVNIGIKQPVSAILEAAQEHKADVIGMSGLLVKSTVIMKENLEELNQRKLAADYPVILGGAALTRAYVEQDLHEIYEGEVRYARDAFEGLRLMDSLIAVKRGVPGAELPPLKQRRVPQRNAVLDVREPEEAGRSDVAVDNPVPEPPFLGTRVVKGIQLKEYAGWLDEQALFKGQWGLKEAGSIETEGRPRLRGWLDRMHTERLLEAAVVYGYFPCVSKGDDLIVLDEDGGERTRFTFPRQGRGRRLCLADFVRPEESGEVDVVGFQVVTVGSRIGEATAKLFESDSYRDYLELHGLSVQLAEALAEYWHARVRAELGIAGSDPAAMDGMFRTEYQGCRYSLGYPACPELADRAKIADLLRPERIGVQLSEEFQLHPEQSTDAIVIHHPEAGYFNAGGRR
- the metK gene encoding methionine adenosyltransferase, whose translation is MSKRLFTSESVTEGHPDKIADRISDTILDALLREDPASRVAVETLLTTGQVHIAGEVTTTAYAPIAELVRGAILDIGYDSSKKGFDGASCGVSVSIGAQSPDIAQGVDTAYEQRVEGEGDELDKQGAGDQGLMFGYACDETPELMPLPIHIAHRLSRRLSEVRKNGTIPYLRPDGKTQVTIEYDGDKPVRLDTVVVSSQHAADIDLDTLLAPDVREFVVEHVLAQLAEDGIKLDTEGYRLLVNPTGRFEIGGPMGDAGLTGRKIIIDTYGGMARHGGGAFSGKDPSKVDRSAAYAMRWVAKNVVAAGLAARCEVQVAYAIGKAEPVGLFVETFGTGTLSDERIQEAVSSVFDLRPAAIVRDLDLLRPIYAQTAAYGHFGRELPDFTWERTDRVHALRKAAGV
- a CDS encoding carbohydrate kinase family protein, producing the protein MRIAVTGSIATDHLMTFPGRFAEQLLADRLDRVSLSFLADNLEVRRGGVAANIAFGLGMLGLRPLLVGAVGGDFEPYRVWLKDHGVDTDSVRVSDTRHTARFVCTTDQEQNQIATFYAGAMAEAREIDLGEIVARVGRPDLVLVSPDDPEAMLRHTRACRDLDIPFASDPSQQLARLGREEVRELVDGAQRLFTNEYESALLCERSGLTEEQVLQRVGSWVTTRGEAGVRIRAVGREPLDVPAVEAEEIVDPTGVGDAFRAGFLAATAWGVPERYAAQLGCAVAATVLDHVGTQEYRLGREPLLARLAAAYGPATLTELSTHLGALE